Proteins found in one Opitutaceae bacterium genomic segment:
- a CDS encoding TraR/DksA C4-type zinc finger protein, translating to MAKHKKPAPAAKKSAKPAPKPAQKKATSVPAKKTESSKSTHEKKPAAKPAKAAAKPMVKSAAKEPSPSKSRPPMPPADKAPAKPAVEKKSSKTTPPLPPKTTPPIEPKSPPTAKPAGLPPKTKTSKADARELLRSRILGAKKGAKPIAFTLEEAKEIAKTVAAATPVDAAPKPAKPSKASAGKTDLSKIEKPATPNHVKAASLADILGFNPKKTQKPTTDTDPEEIPEKFRRYYKLLLDLRNHLTEGLNLHTEETLKRSAKDDAGDLSSYGQHMADAGTDTFDRDFALSLVSSEQEALTEIEAAIKRIKDGSYGICEVTGKPIAKERLTAVPFTRYSAEAQKEIEKNRMRTRTAAGLFGEMGEDGARIADDDGGSDE from the coding sequence ATGGCCAAGCACAAGAAACCCGCCCCTGCAGCCAAGAAATCCGCCAAGCCCGCTCCCAAACCGGCGCAAAAGAAAGCCACCTCCGTGCCTGCCAAGAAAACAGAATCTTCAAAGTCCACACACGAGAAGAAGCCCGCTGCCAAACCCGCGAAGGCGGCGGCGAAGCCGATGGTGAAGTCGGCGGCGAAGGAACCTTCACCCTCAAAATCGCGTCCCCCGATGCCCCCTGCCGACAAGGCACCCGCGAAACCCGCGGTCGAAAAGAAGTCATCCAAGACCACTCCTCCTTTGCCACCCAAGACCACACCACCCATCGAGCCGAAGAGCCCGCCCACCGCCAAGCCCGCGGGCCTTCCGCCAAAAACAAAAACTTCCAAGGCTGACGCACGCGAGCTGCTTCGCAGTCGCATTCTCGGCGCCAAGAAAGGCGCAAAGCCAATCGCGTTCACACTGGAGGAAGCCAAGGAGATCGCCAAGACCGTCGCGGCAGCGACTCCCGTGGATGCCGCTCCCAAGCCGGCAAAACCCTCGAAGGCGTCCGCGGGCAAGACCGACCTTTCGAAGATTGAGAAACCGGCCACGCCTAATCATGTGAAGGCGGCCTCGCTTGCGGATATCCTGGGCTTCAATCCCAAGAAGACGCAAAAGCCCACGACCGACACCGATCCCGAGGAGATCCCCGAGAAGTTCCGGCGCTATTACAAGCTGCTTCTCGACCTCCGCAACCACCTAACCGAAGGGCTCAACCTCCACACCGAGGAGACCCTCAAGCGCTCGGCGAAAGACGATGCGGGTGACCTCTCAAGCTATGGCCAACATATGGCTGACGCCGGCACCGACACCTTTGATCGCGACTTCGCCCTGAGCCTCGTGTCGAGCGAGCAGGAAGCACTTACCGAGATCGAGGCTGCGATCAAACGCATCAAGGACGGCTCCTACGGCATTTGCGAAGTAACCGGCAAGCCAATCGCAAAAGAGCGTCTCACCGCGGTACCGTTCACGCGCTACTCAGCCGAAGCGCAGAAGGAGATCGAGAAGAACCGGATGCGCACGCGCACCGCCGCAGGTCTGTTCGGAGAGATGGGCGAGGATGGCGCGCGGATCGCAGACGACGACGGAGGAAGCGACGAGTAA
- the recJ gene encoding single-stranded-DNA-specific exonuclease RecJ has translation MRWIYTPPAADLVAELSRQAGISPVLAELLLRNQIGSAEDAKRFLNPALSELNNPFLLQNVEAAASRLRQAMANRESVVVLGDYDVDGVSSTALLVSILRRFGLDPRFVVPRRMEDGYGLSRSAIDRALESGRPDLFIALDCGTNSHEEVAYLISQGIDVIVIDHHRSKERTLDQGILINPHVHSTDTDGDWRHLCTVGLVFKLAHGLLKQLRAENHPVAFRIKLRDYLDLVALGTVADLVPLRGENRILARQGLRTLQTTVRPGVRALMDVAGVKTTHDLMPVDISFRLGPRINASGRLADAALSVELMLSEDVHFCIETANQLDAFNRERQEIERQITEAAERMVEEQFATSPAVVLYGDDWHPGVVGIVAGRVSRKYNRPCVVLGNEGELAKGSGRSVDGINLVDALAVCSDRLRSWGGHPMAVGISLEKSQVEAFREAFAAAVCQVAGEKLLEARLELAAWLTPEQIRDRLMDELCCLHPFGQGNPEPVFGVRGVVLHQRPEIFKGQHFRFFFDDARGRRLFGVAWKMATRVPPTQVPLDLAVELTWNYFNDRKLLQLELIDWRLSE, from the coding sequence ATGCGTTGGATCTACACACCGCCCGCGGCCGATCTGGTCGCCGAGCTCAGCCGACAGGCCGGGATCAGTCCCGTCTTGGCGGAATTGCTTTTGCGCAACCAGATCGGAAGCGCCGAAGATGCGAAGCGCTTCCTAAATCCAGCGCTTAGCGAACTGAACAACCCCTTCCTCCTCCAGAATGTCGAGGCGGCCGCGAGCCGTCTGAGGCAGGCAATGGCGAACCGGGAAAGTGTTGTTGTGCTGGGTGACTACGATGTCGACGGCGTGAGCAGCACCGCGCTGCTTGTGAGCATCCTGCGTCGCTTTGGTCTCGATCCGCGCTTTGTTGTACCCCGGCGGATGGAGGATGGATATGGGCTCTCCCGCAGCGCCATAGACCGCGCACTCGAGTCGGGCAGGCCAGATCTCTTTATCGCACTTGATTGCGGCACAAACTCGCACGAGGAAGTGGCCTACCTGATCTCCCAGGGCATCGACGTGATCGTGATCGATCACCACCGCTCCAAGGAGCGCACTCTCGACCAAGGCATCCTGATCAATCCGCACGTCCATTCCACGGACACCGACGGCGACTGGCGGCATCTTTGCACCGTGGGGCTTGTTTTCAAACTGGCGCATGGGTTGCTGAAGCAGCTGCGCGCCGAGAACCATCCGGTCGCTTTCAGAATCAAGCTTCGCGACTACCTCGATCTCGTGGCATTGGGCACAGTCGCGGACCTGGTGCCTCTCCGGGGAGAAAATCGCATCTTGGCGCGACAGGGGTTGCGCACCCTGCAGACAACAGTGCGCCCCGGCGTCCGGGCCTTGATGGACGTGGCAGGGGTGAAGACGACGCATGACCTCATGCCCGTTGATATTTCGTTCCGCCTCGGGCCGCGCATCAACGCGAGCGGACGGCTCGCGGACGCCGCACTCTCAGTCGAGCTGATGTTGAGCGAAGATGTTCACTTCTGCATTGAGACCGCGAACCAACTGGATGCCTTTAACCGGGAGAGGCAGGAGATAGAGCGACAGATCACCGAGGCTGCGGAACGAATGGTGGAGGAGCAGTTCGCGACCTCGCCTGCTGTCGTGCTCTACGGTGACGACTGGCACCCAGGTGTCGTGGGTATTGTCGCCGGCCGCGTGAGTCGCAAGTACAACCGCCCCTGCGTGGTGCTTGGCAATGAAGGCGAACTCGCGAAAGGCTCGGGACGCAGTGTTGATGGGATCAATCTGGTTGATGCGCTTGCTGTCTGTAGCGACAGACTCAGGAGTTGGGGCGGCCATCCGATGGCAGTGGGAATCTCGCTGGAGAAATCGCAAGTGGAGGCATTTCGTGAAGCCTTCGCTGCTGCCGTTTGCCAAGTGGCGGGCGAAAAGCTGCTGGAGGCCCGCCTTGAGCTCGCAGCCTGGCTTACTCCGGAGCAGATCCGCGATCGTTTGATGGACGAGCTTTGCTGCCTGCATCCGTTTGGGCAGGGGAATCCAGAGCCCGTGTTTGGTGTTCGAGGCGTGGTGTTGCACCAGCGCCCGGAGATATTCAAAGGCCAGCATTTCCGGTTCTTCTTTGATGATGCCCGGGGGCGCCGCCTCTTCGGTGTCGCCTGGAAGATGGCGACCCGAGTTCCTCCCACCCAGGTCCCGCTCGACCTTGCCGTGGAGCTCACGTGGAACTACTTCAACGACCGTAAGCTGTTGCAACTCGAGCTGATAGATTGGCGCCTATCCGAGTGA
- a CDS encoding ATP-binding protein has protein sequence MRKQAQTFRASFLAKVLTPVVAILVLVPTITIWMVSRHVEEQAEAEATRSLSTAHRVFRQSLAIRHRSLESRFKNTVNEPRFRAIAQLQDQPTFDSFLSDFVSEADDVEFAMFFDADGEQLGAAARSERERIRIFTQAAREAIQGALEGAGVSGIVTMQDHIYDVVAVPLLTPDRQSIGGVLCVGLRFEENAMSELKTLTHTEIAIIGRSGITASTLEKTQLTEAMDSEERPAWSAMDATWKMSRVEVNGDHFLSLGGEFRTAETGHGFNYLLLSSYEARLRALRQTKKNLTVLGAFGIVFGVTVISLLIRRITRPLRVLRDGAEAVGAGDFSIRIRDVPNDECGDLAQAFNSMTDSLGVAREAALAADRAKSEFLANVTHELRTPMNAIIGLTGLVHDRATTSEDKDALRTIQASANGLLGTIDDILDFSRIETGNLTLTPMPFDLVALAEGVAASVWTQCQEKGLEFQLQISDGVPRWVEADAKRIRQVLAALLSNAIKFTDRGTVRLRVSFRQDGAQRNLVFSVEDSGIGLSQEQRHRLFQSFAQADSTSARRYGGLGLGLALAHNLVRLMGGSFEVESQPGLGSCFVFIVPIPEPLPMTVERQPQGAKPTVVAPHGDLRILLVEDNPVNCRVASMILAKLGLKAEQAANGRIALELATGGHYDLILMDLQMPEMGGVESAKLIRERLGSATPFICALTANSSDDDRGACKNAGMNAFLAKPLSLPALKHVIDQVSKLKQNA, from the coding sequence ATGAGGAAACAGGCCCAAACTTTCAGGGCGAGTTTCCTGGCGAAGGTCTTGACGCCCGTGGTCGCTATCCTGGTGCTTGTGCCGACGATCACGATCTGGATGGTCAGCCGCCACGTTGAAGAACAGGCGGAAGCCGAGGCCACGCGTTCGCTGTCGACCGCCCACCGGGTGTTCAGGCAATCACTTGCGATCCGCCATCGCAGCCTTGAATCTCGGTTCAAGAACACGGTCAACGAGCCCCGTTTCCGTGCGATTGCGCAATTGCAGGATCAGCCCACCTTCGACAGCTTCCTGAGCGATTTTGTGTCCGAAGCCGACGACGTCGAGTTCGCGATGTTCTTCGACGCCGACGGTGAGCAACTCGGCGCTGCGGCGCGTAGCGAAAGAGAGCGCATTCGGATCTTCACCCAAGCTGCGCGTGAAGCGATCCAGGGTGCCTTGGAGGGGGCTGGCGTGAGCGGAATCGTCACGATGCAAGACCACATCTACGATGTAGTGGCCGTTCCCTTACTTACGCCGGATCGTCAGTCGATCGGGGGAGTGCTTTGTGTGGGATTGCGCTTCGAAGAGAATGCCATGAGCGAGCTTAAAACCCTCACGCATACAGAAATCGCCATCATCGGCAGGAGTGGAATCACGGCAAGTACGCTTGAGAAGACGCAACTCACCGAGGCAATGGACAGTGAAGAGCGTCCCGCGTGGTCAGCGATGGACGCGACCTGGAAGATGTCGCGTGTGGAGGTAAACGGCGACCATTTCCTTTCCTTGGGCGGAGAGTTCAGGACCGCTGAGACCGGCCATGGATTCAATTATCTGCTTCTTTCCTCCTATGAGGCGCGCCTTCGCGCGCTTCGGCAGACTAAGAAGAACCTCACTGTGCTCGGGGCATTCGGCATCGTCTTTGGCGTGACGGTGATCTCATTGCTCATCAGGCGCATCACCCGTCCGCTTCGTGTTTTGCGCGATGGAGCCGAGGCGGTCGGAGCCGGTGACTTCTCCATTCGAATCAGGGACGTTCCGAATGATGAATGCGGGGACCTTGCGCAGGCGTTCAATTCGATGACGGACAGCCTTGGGGTGGCGCGAGAGGCGGCACTTGCGGCGGACCGGGCAAAGAGCGAATTTCTTGCCAATGTGACCCATGAGTTGCGTACGCCGATGAATGCGATCATCGGGTTGACCGGCCTCGTGCATGACCGTGCAACCACTTCGGAGGACAAGGATGCGCTTCGGACCATCCAGGCGAGTGCCAATGGCCTGTTGGGTACCATTGATGACATCCTTGATTTCTCGCGAATCGAGACCGGAAACCTGACCTTGACCCCAATGCCTTTCGATCTGGTCGCGCTCGCTGAGGGTGTTGCGGCAAGCGTTTGGACCCAGTGCCAGGAGAAGGGCCTCGAGTTTCAGTTGCAGATTTCCGACGGGGTGCCGCGTTGGGTGGAGGCAGATGCTAAACGTATAAGGCAGGTGTTGGCGGCGCTCCTTAGCAATGCAATCAAGTTCACTGATCGAGGAACGGTGCGTCTGAGGGTTTCATTCAGGCAGGATGGTGCCCAACGAAACCTGGTCTTCTCGGTGGAGGATTCCGGCATTGGTCTCTCCCAGGAACAGCGTCACCGCCTCTTTCAATCCTTCGCGCAGGCGGATTCAACATCGGCGCGTCGCTACGGAGGGCTTGGTCTGGGTTTGGCTCTTGCGCATAACCTCGTTCGACTCATGGGAGGTTCGTTCGAAGTCGAGAGCCAGCCCGGACTTGGCAGTTGCTTTGTATTCATCGTTCCAATACCAGAACCGCTGCCTATGACTGTCGAACGACAGCCGCAAGGAGCGAAGCCCACCGTTGTCGCACCCCATGGGGACCTGCGGATCCTGCTCGTGGAGGACAATCCGGTAAATTGCCGGGTCGCGTCGATGATCCTTGCCAAGCTCGGTTTGAAGGCGGAGCAAGCTGCGAATGGCCGGATTGCACTCGAACTCGCAACGGGAGGGCATTACGACCTCATTCTCATGGATCTTCAGATGCCGGAGATGGGGGGAGTTGAATCAGCGAAACTCATCCGTGAGCGACTTGGATCCGCGACTCCCTTTATCTGCGCCTTGACGGCGAACTCGAGCGATGACGATAGGGGAGCCTGCAAAAATGCGGGAATGAACGCCTTTCTCGCAAAGCCCTTGTCCCTGCCCGCGCTCAAGCACGTGATCGATCAGGTCTCGAAACTCAAGCAAAACGCCTGA
- the secD gene encoding protein translocase subunit SecD, with protein sequence MFKRNLWKIVFSVAVTVASLAMLLPIQDRPFKTFAKSQAEAKAGEFAALLSEADARVAAGQATSTFVALKALAKERKLDLAATYFPQFDLGDVRNVEKKNAILLDHLLKESKGNIQLGLDLRGGIAVTLEVDERSAGDQGQKEQRQEKIQKAVDILTTRINSFGVTEPVIRPIGENRIEIQLPAVNTRDNPEVVDLVKKPAKLDFRLVHSTLTPEMVRGDIPPGYEVMTLDYEGRGGEAQVEEVLVKRRPEMTGDALEEAFARHDDYGKAEIIMRFTKKGRERFAEVTRTIAETNQRTGRLGRLAIVLDGRLYSAPTVREEINSETAQITGSFTDREAQNLANALNNPLDLPLVVKSQYEVGPTLAADAISSGVKAATIGTVLVSAFMITYYTVGGVVAVISLAVNMLVLFAIMASVGAVLTMPGLAGIVLTVGMAVDANILIFERMRDELNLGKSLKAALVGGYDKAFTTIVDAHITQVLICVIMIIYGTGPIRGFGVTLAIGVFSTLFSTLVVGHLLLEWLIEKDIIKRMPMLHFFKKVDLDFVKWGKPAFIVSWVVVALGLGTVLYKGQDIYGIDFAGGDATSLTFKQKVDIAKIRAVAATAGISELNPSYQTELGSDRELLNLESPFNTAGKLVTALKQAYPEAGLESLGTSQIGPSIGAEIKWNAIVSTILSLGVIMLYIAFRFEFGFAIGAVVSTLHDILMTIGVFVLFGYQFSAPMVAAILCIAGYSINDTVVVFDRIREDLRLNPTTNLRDIINGSIQRVFSRSLMTSVTSFLAALSLYLFGGGVIHELSFTFLVGILTGTFSSIFIASPIFYWWHKGDRKHVEKHQDVKPTYEWTGSSNASE encoded by the coding sequence ATGTTCAAACGCAACTTGTGGAAGATCGTCTTCAGTGTCGCCGTGACGGTGGCCTCGTTGGCGATGCTCCTTCCAATTCAAGACCGTCCATTCAAGACGTTCGCGAAGTCACAGGCGGAGGCAAAAGCAGGCGAGTTCGCAGCGCTTCTGTCCGAAGCTGATGCCCGTGTGGCTGCAGGTCAGGCGACCAGCACCTTTGTTGCCCTCAAGGCCCTTGCAAAGGAGCGTAAGCTCGACCTCGCTGCGACTTACTTCCCGCAATTTGACCTCGGGGATGTTCGCAATGTCGAAAAGAAGAATGCCATCCTCCTCGACCACCTCCTAAAGGAGAGCAAGGGCAACATCCAACTCGGCCTCGATCTTCGAGGCGGTATTGCCGTCACCCTCGAAGTCGACGAACGCAGTGCGGGCGACCAAGGGCAGAAGGAACAGCGGCAGGAGAAGATCCAGAAGGCCGTGGATATCCTCACCACGCGCATCAATTCGTTTGGTGTGACGGAACCGGTCATCCGACCAATTGGTGAGAACCGTATTGAGATCCAACTCCCTGCGGTCAACACCCGGGACAACCCTGAAGTGGTCGATCTCGTCAAGAAGCCGGCCAAGCTCGATTTCCGTCTGGTGCACTCGACGCTCACGCCGGAAATGGTGCGTGGCGACATCCCTCCGGGTTATGAGGTCATGACCCTCGACTACGAAGGCCGGGGAGGAGAGGCACAAGTGGAGGAAGTTCTCGTCAAGCGCCGCCCCGAGATGACAGGCGATGCGCTTGAGGAAGCCTTCGCCCGACATGATGACTACGGCAAGGCCGAGATCATCATGCGTTTCACCAAAAAGGGTCGCGAACGCTTTGCTGAAGTCACGCGGACCATTGCTGAGACAAACCAACGTACGGGGCGCCTCGGGCGTCTCGCCATCGTTCTCGATGGCAGGCTCTACTCGGCTCCGACGGTGCGAGAGGAGATCAACAGCGAAACCGCACAGATTACGGGCAGCTTCACAGACCGTGAAGCGCAGAATCTGGCGAACGCGCTGAACAACCCGCTCGACCTCCCGCTCGTCGTCAAGTCCCAGTACGAAGTCGGGCCGACCCTGGCTGCCGACGCCATTTCGTCCGGTGTCAAGGCGGCCACAATCGGCACGGTGTTGGTGTCTGCGTTCATGATCACCTACTACACGGTGGGCGGTGTGGTCGCAGTCATTTCGCTCGCGGTGAACATGCTTGTGCTGTTCGCGATCATGGCGAGCGTGGGCGCGGTGCTCACCATGCCAGGCTTGGCGGGTATCGTCCTGACGGTCGGCATGGCCGTTGATGCGAACATTCTTATCTTCGAGCGTATGCGCGACGAGCTTAACCTGGGTAAGTCGCTCAAGGCGGCTCTGGTGGGCGGTTATGACAAGGCCTTCACGACCATCGTCGATGCCCACATCACCCAAGTGTTGATTTGCGTGATCATGATTATCTACGGCACGGGCCCGATTCGTGGCTTCGGTGTCACGCTGGCAATTGGCGTGTTCTCCACGCTTTTCAGCACCTTGGTCGTCGGCCATCTCCTGTTGGAATGGCTCATCGAGAAGGACATCATCAAACGGATGCCGATGCTGCACTTCTTCAAGAAGGTGGATCTCGACTTCGTGAAGTGGGGCAAACCTGCGTTTATCGTCTCCTGGGTTGTCGTGGCGCTAGGTCTCGGTACCGTACTCTACAAGGGCCAGGACATCTATGGCATCGATTTTGCGGGCGGTGACGCGACAAGCCTCACCTTTAAGCAGAAAGTCGACATCGCAAAGATTCGCGCCGTTGCTGCAACAGCAGGCATTTCGGAGCTTAATCCCTCTTACCAGACAGAACTCGGATCAGACCGCGAACTGCTCAACCTTGAGTCACCCTTCAATACTGCGGGCAAACTGGTAACCGCCCTGAAGCAGGCGTATCCGGAGGCTGGCCTTGAAAGCCTGGGAACGAGCCAGATTGGACCTTCGATCGGCGCTGAAATCAAATGGAACGCAATCGTCTCCACGATCCTGTCACTGGGCGTGATCATGTTGTACATCGCTTTCCGTTTTGAGTTCGGCTTCGCGATTGGCGCGGTTGTCTCGACTCTTCACGACATCCTGATGACCATCGGTGTGTTTGTGCTGTTCGGGTACCAGTTCTCCGCACCCATGGTGGCGGCGATCCTATGTATCGCCGGCTATTCCATCAATGACACCGTGGTTGTGTTTGACCGTATCCGCGAGGACCTGCGGCTCAATCCCACGACCAATCTTCGCGACATCATCAACGGTTCGATTCAGCGCGTCTTCTCTCGCTCCTTGATGACGAGCGTCACGTCCTTCCTGGCGGCGCTCTCGCTCTACCTGTTCGGTGGCGGCGTCATCCATGAGCTTTCGTTCACGTTCCTGGTCGGTATTCTTACGGGCACCTTCTCGTCGATCTTCATCGCGAGCCCCATCTTCTATTGGTGGCACAAGGGCGACCGTAAACACGTTGAGAAGCATCAGGACGTCAAACCGACCTACGAGTGGACGGGCTCGAGCAACGCTTCGGAGTAA
- the lspA gene encoding signal peptidase II: MARGSQTTTEEATSNRFMPEPEIYLGTKGAVSRWRRVLSYRRLLLIASGLFFLDRLTKVWIMGALPLNQMHEHGAGADIVVIPGFFYLIHIGNTGAAWSMFSGQSTWLGLLALATLYAIFHWRHSLGLRDHGVQLALGLAIGGISGNLVDRLLIGHVVDFIDLHFGHYVYPTFNVADSGICVGIILYLWMAWRRPEIGR, translated from the coding sequence ATGGCGCGCGGATCGCAGACGACGACGGAGGAAGCGACGAGTAATCGCTTCATGCCGGAACCCGAAATTTACCTCGGAACGAAAGGCGCCGTCAGCCGCTGGCGGCGCGTTCTTTCGTACAGGCGTCTCCTGCTCATCGCCTCAGGCCTGTTCTTTTTGGACCGGCTCACGAAGGTTTGGATCATGGGCGCGCTCCCCCTCAACCAGATGCATGAGCATGGAGCTGGCGCAGACATCGTGGTGATTCCTGGCTTCTTCTACCTCATTCACATTGGAAACACAGGGGCCGCTTGGAGCATGTTTTCTGGCCAAAGTACGTGGCTTGGGCTTCTTGCGCTTGCCACCTTGTACGCAATCTTTCACTGGCGCCACTCCCTGGGCTTGCGCGACCATGGCGTCCAATTGGCGCTCGGTCTAGCAATCGGCGGCATCTCCGGAAACCTCGTGGATCGGTTGCTGATCGGCCATGTGGTCGACTTCATCGATCTGCATTTCGGACATTACGTCTATCCGACATTCAACGTCGCGGATTCAGGAATCTGCGTTGGAATCATCCTTTACCTGTGGATGGCGTGGCGTCGGCCCGAGATCGGCCGCTGA